AGCGCGCCGAGGACCTGCGGCGCGTGCCGGCGCAGCAGGTCCTCGACCTCGGTCGTACCGCTCACACGGGACCTCTCAGGACGACGCTCCCGGTCCTTCGTCGATCGGCCGGATCACCACGGGATAGACGGGTGCGCCCTCGGGCTGCGGACATTGGACGATCCGGGAGGCGATCTCGGTGACCCTCTCCAGATTCTCGCAGTCGAGGACCCAGTACCCGGCGAGGAGTTCCTTCGTCTCGCCGTAGGGACCGTCCGTGATCACCGTCCGGCCGTCGTCACCGAGACCGACGAAGCGGGTCTTCGCGGGTTCGCCCAGGCCCTGGCCGTCCACCATCTCGCCGCTCTCCGCGAGGTCGTCGTTGAGCCCCTGCATGAAGGCGTACATCTCCTGCACGTCCTTCTTGCTCCAGGCCGGGCTCTGCGGGGAGCCCTTGCCGCTCATGGCGTCGTAGTCGGCCTGTGAGCCCTGCACCATCACCAGGTACTTCATGATTCCCTCTCCTCGGTCGGCACCGCCCCCCGTGGGCGGCTCTCACAGGGGACGTCGGAACCGGGCGGGGATTCTCGACACCGCGCGCAAGACTTTCCGGAATCACTCGGCGGCCGAGCGGCACCGGGTCCGGCCGGGGTGCCCGGCCGGGCCTGACAGTAGAGTTCGGCTGCGTCATTCCCCGATCACCGAGGTACCGGCCTTGTCTTCCGCACCCTCCATATCGTCCGAACCACCCGTCCCGCAGTCCTCGCGTGCCGTGAGCGTCGTGGGTATCGGTGCCGACGGATGGGCGGGCCTGCCCGACGCCTCACGTGAGGCGCTCCTGACGGCCGACGTACTGATCGGCGGCGACCGGCAGCTCGCGCTTCTCCCGCCGTCCTGCGCGGGCCGGCGCGTGCCCTGGCCCTCGCCGCTGAGACCGGCCGTCCCGGGGCTCCTCGCCGCGCACGCCGGACGCACCGTGGCCGTACTGGCCAGCGGCGACCCCATGTTCTACGGCATCGGCCGCGCCCTCACCGAGGAGCTGGGGGCCGGAACGCCGCACATCCTGCCCCACCCCTCCTCGGTCTCCTACGCCTGTGCCCGGCTCGGCTGGCCGCTGGAGGACACCGAGGTCGTCACCCTCGTCGGCCGTCCGGCGGCCCGGCTGGCCGCCGCCCTCCACGACGGGCGCCGACTCCTCGTCCTGAGCGCCGACGCGTCCACGCCCGCCGCCGTCGCCGCCCTGCTGTGCGAACACGGCTTCGGGCACAGCCGGATGCGGGTCCTCGAACAGCTCGGCGGAGAGCGCGAAGCCTGCGCGGAGGGAGTCGCCGAGACGTGGGGCCACCCGCCGGGCGACCCGCTGAACGTCGTCGCCGTCGAGTGCCGGCGCGCACCGGACGCCCTGCGCCTCGGCGCCGTGCCGGGGCTGCCCGACGAGGCGTACGAACACGACGGCCAGCTCACCAAGCGGCATGTACGGGCCGCGACGCTCGGCGCGCTCGCGCCCGCCCCCGGTGAACTCCTCTGGGACATCGGCGGCGGCTCGGGATCGATAGCCGTCGAGTGGATGCGGACCGCGCCGTCCTGCCGGGCGGTCAGCGTCGAACGCGACCCGGCCCGGGCCCTGCGCATCGCGCGCAACGCGGACCGGCTCGGCGTGCCCGGTCTGCGGGTCGTCACCGGCCGGGCGCCCGACGCACTCGCCGGACTCCCCGTGCCCGACGCCGTGTTCATCGGCGGCGGGCTCACCGTGCCCGGCCTGCTCGACGCATGCTGGGACGCGCTCCCCGCCGGCGGCCGGCTGGTCGCCAACACGGTCACCCTCGAATCCGAGGCGCTGCTCGCCGAGCGATACCGCGTGCACGGAGGCGAGCTGGTGCGCCTGGCGGTGGCCCACGCCGTTCCGGTCGGTGGCTTCACCGGCTGGCGCCAGGCCATGCCCGTAACCCAGTGGTCCGTACGCAAACCCTCAGGAGACAACACATGACCGTGTACTTCATCGGCGCGGGCCCGGGTGCGGCCGACCTGATCACGGTGCGCGGCGCCCGCATCCTCGCCGCGAGCCCGGTCTGTCTGTACGCCGGCAGCCTCGTACCGCGCGAACTGCTCGACGACTGCCCGCCGGACGCCCGGCTGGTGGACACCGCGCAGCTCGACATCGAGCAGATCACCGCCGAGCTGGTGCGGGCCCACGAGGCCGGGCACGACGTGGCGCGGCTGCACTCGGGCGACCCGTCGGTCTTCAGCGCGGTCAACGAGCAGATGCGACGGCTCGACGAGGCGGACGTGCCGTACGAGGTGGTGCCCGGCGTGCCGGCCTTCGCCGCGGCGGCGGCGGCGCTGAAGCGGGAACTGACCGTCCCGACGGTCGGTCAGACCGTGATCCTCACCCGGATCGCCCAGCGGGCGACCGCGATGCCGGAGGGCGAGGACCTGGCGACGCTCGGCCGCAGCGGTGCGCTGATCGTGCTGCATCTCGCCGCGCGGTACGTGGACCGGGTGGTCGAGGAACTCCTGCCGCACTACGGAGCCGACTGCCCGGCCGCGGTGGTGGCCATGGCGTCCCGGCCGGACGAGCTGATCCTGCGCGGGTCGCTGGACTCCATCGCGGAGCAGGTGAAGGCGGCAGGGGTGATCCGGACCGCGGTGATCATGGTGGGCCGTACGTTGGGGGCGGAGCAGTTCCGGGACAGCCACCTGTACTCGCCGGAGCGTGACCGGCACGTCTGCTGAGCCCCCGAGGGCCCGGCTCCCACCGCCTCACCGGACGTCGCTGCGCCCCACCACCGTCCCCGCGCGGTCGATGCAGATGACGTCCACCGCCACCGGCGCGCCCCGCAGCACCGACAACGCCTGGTCCCGCGCGGCCACGGCGACCAGGTCGCCCAGGGGCACGCCGGCCGCCAGGCACAGCTGGAGCGCCGCCAGGCCCGTGTTCGCGGTGGCGATCCGCTCCGCCAGCGCCTCGTCCGCACCGCCGGTGCGGGCCAGTTCGGCGAGGAACGGCTTGTCGACCTGGGAGCGGGCCGAGTGCAGGTCGAGATGGCCCGCGGCGAGCTTCGACAGCTTCGCGAACCCGCCGCACACCGTGAGCCGGTCCACCGGATGCCTGCGGACGTACTTCAGCACCGCACCCGCGAAGTCCCCCATGTCC
The Streptomyces sp. NBC_00234 DNA segment above includes these coding regions:
- a CDS encoding YciI family protein, coding for MKYLVMVQGSQADYDAMSGKGSPQSPAWSKKDVQEMYAFMQGLNDDLAESGEMVDGQGLGEPAKTRFVGLGDDGRTVITDGPYGETKELLAGYWVLDCENLERVTEIASRIVQCPQPEGAPVYPVVIRPIDEGPGASS
- the cbiE gene encoding precorrin-6y C5,15-methyltransferase (decarboxylating) subunit CbiE yields the protein MSSAPSISSEPPVPQSSRAVSVVGIGADGWAGLPDASREALLTADVLIGGDRQLALLPPSCAGRRVPWPSPLRPAVPGLLAAHAGRTVAVLASGDPMFYGIGRALTEELGAGTPHILPHPSSVSYACARLGWPLEDTEVVTLVGRPAARLAAALHDGRRLLVLSADASTPAAVAALLCEHGFGHSRMRVLEQLGGEREACAEGVAETWGHPPGDPLNVVAVECRRAPDALRLGAVPGLPDEAYEHDGQLTKRHVRAATLGALAPAPGELLWDIGGGSGSIAVEWMRTAPSCRAVSVERDPARALRIARNADRLGVPGLRVVTGRAPDALAGLPVPDAVFIGGGLTVPGLLDACWDALPAGGRLVANTVTLESEALLAERYRVHGGELVRLAVAHAVPVGGFTGWRQAMPVTQWSVRKPSGDNT
- the cobM gene encoding precorrin-4 C(11)-methyltransferase; the protein is MTVYFIGAGPGAADLITVRGARILAASPVCLYAGSLVPRELLDDCPPDARLVDTAQLDIEQITAELVRAHEAGHDVARLHSGDPSVFSAVNEQMRRLDEADVPYEVVPGVPAFAAAAAALKRELTVPTVGQTVILTRIAQRATAMPEGEDLATLGRSGALIVLHLAARYVDRVVEELLPHYGADCPAAVVAMASRPDELILRGSLDSIAEQVKAAGVIRTAVIMVGRTLGAEQFRDSHLYSPERDRHVC